TCTCGCCGTCCGAGGATGACCCCGTCTACAAGCAGATTCCCGGGCAGTTCCGCTCGGCCCTGCATGACAGCCTCTTGGCGCCGATCTATCCCTTCGCCTTTGCCGTGCTGACCTTCGCCTTCCTCGGCGCACCTCGCACCACCCGCCAGAGCCGCAATTTCTCGATCGGCTCCTCGATCCTCGCGGTGTTCGGCCTGCGCATGGCGGGCTTTGCCTGTTCGGTGATGGCGGTGAAATCGCCGGGCCCGGTGCTGGTCCAATACGCGATGATTTTCGGCGCCATCGGCGTCGGGCTGTGGATGATCATCGGCGGCATCGTCGTCGAACCGCCGCCCGGCCTCATGGAAGCGATCAACAGATCGAACGCCCGCATCGCGCGGCTGTTTGGACGACCGGCCACCGCATGAGCATGCTCACCAATACGCTCGGGCGCTATTTCGCCGGACGCTTCGTCGTCGCGGCGCTTGGCGTGTTTGCGAGCATCTTCCTGCTGCTGGTGCTGGTCGACTACATCGAGATGGTGCGCAAGACCTCCGGCCTTGCCTCCGCCTCCGCGCTCATGGTCGCCGAGACCTCGCTGTTCCGGGTGCCGCAGCTCCTGGAGAAGCTGACGCCGTTCTGCATGCTGATCGGCGCCATGACCTGCTATCTCGCCCTCTCCCGCCGGCTCGAGCTCGTGGTTGCGCGGGCCGCCGGCATCTCGGCCTGGCAGTTCATCTCGCCCGCGCTCGGCAGCGCGCTGCTGATCGGGGTGATCGCCACCGTCGCCTACAATCCGATGTCGGCGAATCTGCGCGAGCTCTCCAAGCGCATGGAGGCCGAGCTGTTCGGCTCGGCGCCGGGCGGCGGCATCCAGGACGCCACCGGTTTCTGGCTCAACCAGGTGACCAGCGACGGCCAGACCATCATCAATGCCGCGCGCAGCGAGCAGCAGGGCGTGCGGCTCACCGGGCTCACGCTGTTCCGATTCGACACAGATCAGCACTTCAAGGAGCGGATCGAGGCGCGTGAAGCCACGCTCGAATCCGGCCATTGGCTGTTCAGGGGCGTCCGCCGCTTCACGCTGGACTCACCGCCGGTCGACCAGGCCACGTTGGAGATTCCGACGACGCTGACCGAGGCGCAGGTCCGCAACAGCTTTTCCACACCCGAGACTGTGTCCTTTTGGCAACTACCGAGCTACATCCGCTCATCGGAAAGCTCGGGCTTCGCGACAGCCGGATACCGACTCCAGTATCAAAAGCTTCTGGCGCAGCCGTTTTTGCTGGCTGCCATGGTGATGCTCGCGGCCTCCGTGTCGTTGCGTTTCTTCCGGATGGGCGGCGTGCAGAAGATGGTTTTGAGTGGCGTGGGCGCAGGCTTTCTGCTCTACGTTCTATCGAAAGTGACTGAAGACTTGAGCAAGGCTGAGTTGATGCATCCGATCGCTGCGGCGTGGTTGCCCGTGGTGGTGGGCGGCCTCACCGGCTTTTTGGCCTTGTTGTACCAGGAGGACGGTTAGTGACTGCCGTCCGTCGAGGACCCGTGTCTCGTTTGACGCGGCGCACCGTGGTGCGCGCGAACGGATGCGGCTTGTCCATTCGCAGGCTCCTGCTCGCCGTCGTCACGGCTGCCTCGTTTGGCGGACTGATCGATGTCGCCGCGGTGACGCCGGCCGCGGCCCAGAGCTTCACCTACAATCCGCTGCCGCCGCGTCCGAAGCCGCCGAAGGTCGCCAACGACAACCAGATGCTGGTTCAGGCGACCGAGGTCGATTACGACTACAACAATTCGCGCGTCTCCGCGGTCGGCAACGTCCAGCTGTTCTACAACGGCACCAGCGTCGAGGCCGACAGGGTCATCTACGACCAGAAGACCAAGCGGCTGCATGCCGAAGGCAACATCCGCATGACGGATGCCGACGGCAAGATCACCTATGCCGAGATCATGGATCTCTCCGACGACTACCGCGATGGTTTCGTCGATTCGCTGCGCGTGGACACCGCCGACCAGACCCGCATGGCCGCGAGCCGCGCCGACCGCTCCAGCGGCAATTACACGGTGTTCGAGAACGGCGTCTACACGGCCTGCGCGCCGTGTAAGGACGATCCGAAGAAGCCGCCGCTCTGGCAGGTCAAGGGTGCCCGCATCATCCACGACCAGCAGGAGAAGATGCTGTATTTCGAGACGGCGCAGCTCGAATTCTTCGGCGTGCCGCTCGCCTACATGCCCTATTTCTCGACGCCCGACCCGACCGTGAAGCGCAAGACCGGCTTCCTGATGCCG
This is a stretch of genomic DNA from Bradyrhizobium sp. CB2312. It encodes these proteins:
- the lptG gene encoding LPS export ABC transporter permease LptG yields the protein MSMLTNTLGRYFAGRFVVAALGVFASIFLLLVLVDYIEMVRKTSGLASASALMVAETSLFRVPQLLEKLTPFCMLIGAMTCYLALSRRLELVVARAAGISAWQFISPALGSALLIGVIATVAYNPMSANLRELSKRMEAELFGSAPGGGIQDATGFWLNQVTSDGQTIINAARSEQQGVRLTGLTLFRFDTDQHFKERIEAREATLESGHWLFRGVRRFTLDSPPVDQATLEIPTTLTEAQVRNSFSTPETVSFWQLPSYIRSSESSGFATAGYRLQYQKLLAQPFLLAAMVMLAASVSLRFFRMGGVQKMVLSGVGAGFLLYVLSKVTEDLSKAELMHPIAAAWLPVVVGGLTGFLALLYQEDG